The Amycolatopsis sp. QT-25 genomic sequence TCCCCTCGTCTTCGGTGAGCCCGTACTGGCCGTACGCGGAGGTGCGGTCCGCGCGGAGGCACGCCTGGGGGAACGCGGCCAGCTCGCGTGCCAGGGCTTGCGCGGCCGCCAGCGCCTCGCCGTCGGGGACGACCCGGTTCGCGAGCCCGATCGCGAGCGCCTCGTCGGCGTCGACCGGCCTGCCGGTGAGGATCAGGTCCATCGCCCGCGAATGCCCGATCAACCGGGGGAGGCGCACGGTGCCGCCGTCGATCAGCGGAACCCCCCAGCGGCGGCAGAACACGCCGAACACGGCCGTGCGGTCGGCGACCCGCAGATCGCACCACAGCGCCAGTTCGAGGCCGCCCGCGACGGCGTGCCCGCGGACCGCGGCGATCACCGGCTTCGACAGCGTCATCCGCGACGGACCCATCGGCCCGTCACCCACCGGGCCGAGCGAGTTGGCGTGGCCGGTGCCGACGGCCTTCAGATCGGCTCCGGCGCAGAAGGCGTCACCCGAACCGGTGAGGACAGCGACCGCGGCGTTCTCGTCGGCGTCGAAGGCGCGGAACGCGTCCGCCAGCGCGGCCGCGGTCGGTCCGTCCACCGCGTTGCGAGCCTCGGGCCGGTTCAGCGTGATCGTCGTCACGGGCCCGTCCCGGTGGACGAGAACGTTTTCGCTCATCGATCGCTCCCTCAGGCGAATCCGGGTGGGCAACCGGGCCCCGCTCTCCTTAAAGTGGTGACGAAGTCCGCAGTGCGCGCGGAGTCATCGTCTGGACACTACGGTGTGATGGGATGGAGCCATGTCGCCCGGCTTGAAGAAATTCGTTGTGATCGCCGTCGTCGCGCTCGTGCTCTTCTTTCTGATCAGCAGGCCGACCCAATCCGCCGATGCCGTCCACACCGCGCTCGGCTGGCTGCGGTCCGGTGCCGAAGCCATCGTCACGTTCGTCCGGAGTCTCTTTTCCTGACCCGCGCGATGATCACCGGTGTCCTGGGTGACGCCGGTGCTCACGGTGCGCAGCCACCAGGGGGTATCACGCAGAGTCACCCGCCCTCGGCTTCGGTCGGGCGACTCGACCATCCGGGTGGATTGCCCCCGAAAACCCGCTGGTCGACGAATTTGTGCCCTGGAAGCTCTGGCGGAAAAGACCTCCGCGCCCCTACGGTGCTCACATTGCGTGATCGGTTGGTCCTCCAGGCGCCGGAGCCGGCCTCCTGAGTGAGGAGTTTCCGCAGGTGCAAGCCCCAGGGCAGCGGAACTTTCAGCCGGGCAAGTAAGTCAGGACTTGTCAGTCGGGGAATCATGAGGAGGCAGGGATGACCGGAGATCCCGGAGTCGATGCGTTGATCCGGCAGTGGGCCGCGGAACGCGAGCAGACCCCCGAGGAGCAGGAGGCCGACCGCATCGCGTCGGCGTGGCTGGCCGACGTGCCGCGGCAGGCTCCCGGAATCCCCGGCCAGCGTCAGCAGTCCGGGCAGGCGCGCTGGGCGCCGGTCGAAGCCGCCGACCCCGGCTACCTCGACGCCATGCGCCGTCGACTCCCGGAGGTCCCGCAGGACCTGCTCGTCGC encodes the following:
- a CDS encoding crotonase/enoyl-CoA hydratase family protein, with the translated sequence MSENVLVHRDGPVTTITLNRPEARNAVDGPTAAALADAFRAFDADENAAVAVLTGSGDAFCAGADLKAVGTGHANSLGPVGDGPMGPSRMTLSKPVIAAVRGHAVAGGLELALWCDLRVADRTAVFGVFCRRWGVPLIDGGTVRLPRLIGHSRAMDLILTGRPVDADEALAIGLANRVVPDGEALAAAQALARELAAFPQACLRADRTSAYGQYGLTEDEGMRAEFSNALIGGGLAEEAVEGASRFSDGAGRHGSFDGPRP